Genomic window (Prosthecochloris aestuarii DSM 271):
CGTCGCTCTGAGCCGATAGGCCGTGTCTATGTTCCTGTTCTGTCACAAGTTCTCTGTGTAGTAGATCTTTTCCGAAATTTCATTCCACGGAGCAATGCTGCTGCGGAAGCTGTTGTATGCCTGATAGACATCACGGCTTTGGCTATCATTGAGGACAAGCTCGTCGATCACCTCGCTGGAATAGCGTCTCAGCTGTTCAATTACCTCTGAAGGGAAGGGTCTCAAGTCAACCTTTTCCTCCGTAACGAGTTTCTGAAGGTAGATGTTATTTTTTGATTCGAATTCTGACAGCATCCAGTGATTGACTTTTGCTGCAGCCGTGCGAACGATGAGCTGCAGGTCTGAAGGCAGTTGTTGGAACGCATTGGTATTGATGAAAAATTCGAGGTTCGTTCCTGGCTCATGCCATCCCGGATAGTAATAGTATCGGGCTACTTTGTAGAATCCCATCATATAGTCATGATAGGGTCCTATCCATTCTGTTGCATCGATAACGCCACGTTCGAGGTTCGTGTAGATTTCTCCTCCGGCGGACAGGATTGCAGAACCGCCAGCTTTGGATATGACCTTGCCGCCAAGTCCCGGGATACGCATTTTCAGACCCTTGAGATCGGCAGCGCTGTTGATTTGCTTGTTAAACCAGCCACCCATCTGAATTGCCGTATTGCCACCCTGAAGAGGGATGAGATTAAACGGAGCATAGACCTTTTCCCAGAGCTCCATTCCCCCTCCGCTTTGCAGCCACGAATTCATCTGCTGCGGGTTCATACCGAACGGGACAGCCGAAAAAAACTGTGCGGCGGGTACTTTTCCTGCCCAGTAATAGGATGCCCCATGGCCCATCTCTGCTGTGCCCTGACTGACCGCATCGAATGCTTCAAGAGAAGGAACAAGTTCTCCCCCTCCGTAGACCTGGATGTCAAGCTGGCCGTTGCTCATCTCGTTTACCCATTTGGCAAGCAGTTTCGGCCCGTCCTGTATGACCGGGAACGAGGGGGGCCAGGTTGTCAGTAATTTCCATTGAAACTTTTTTCTGGTATGGACAGCCGGTGCATCGGAGGGGGAAGAGGATGGCGTGGCGCATCCTGCGGCAAGAAACGGTGTTCCAAGAGCAAGCGAGGCTGCCCCGGCCTGAAGTGAGCGTTTCAGAAAGCTGCGACGGGAATGATCGTTCATGAACATGACTTGATTAATGATTGACCGGATAGCCGGTTACGTTGACTTCATGCTGAAGTTTACAAAAATATTTCGTTATATGAAGAGTGTGACCCATAGCAGAAAAACAATAGATTGAACTTGACTTTCCTGAATAAGAACCCATAAATTTCACACCAATCACCAATGAATATAGCCGTCTGTATCAACCAGGTTCCTGATACTGCATCGAGAATTGAGGTTCTGGATGGAAAAATAGACTCTTCCAGATTGAATATGGTCTTGAACCCGTATGATGAGTATGCGCTTGAGGAGGCAGCCCGCCTGAAAGAACAGGGTTCTGCCGTGGTGTTTACTCTTTTCAGTGCAGGGGATGCATCGCGGGTAGCGGCCATGCGCAAGGCGCTTGCGTTTGGCGCTGATGAAGCGGTACTGGCGCAAGGAGAGGAACCCTCTGATTCACATCAGGCGGCAGGTATGCTCGCCGAGGCGATGAAGCTGCACTACGGGGATTGTCTTCCGGACCTTGTGCTCTG
Coding sequences:
- a CDS encoding TRAP transporter substrate-binding protein — protein: MFMNDHSRRSFLKRSLQAGAASLALGTPFLAAGCATPSSSPSDAPAVHTRKKFQWKLLTTWPPSFPVIQDGPKLLAKWVNEMSNGQLDIQVYGGGELVPSLEAFDAVSQGTAEMGHGASYYWAGKVPAAQFFSAVPFGMNPQQMNSWLQSGGGMELWEKVYAPFNLIPLQGGNTAIQMGGWFNKQINSAADLKGLKMRIPGLGGKVISKAGGSAILSAGGEIYTNLERGVIDATEWIGPYHDYMMGFYKVARYYYYPGWHEPGTNLEFFINTNAFQQLPSDLQLIVRTAAAKVNHWMLSEFESKNNIYLQKLVTEEKVDLRPFPSEVIEQLRRYSSEVIDELVLNDSQSRDVYQAYNSFRSSIAPWNEISEKIYYTENL